One genomic window of Bradyrhizobium sp. CCGE-LA001 includes the following:
- a CDS encoding serine hydrolase, whose product MRPTEIMRGSPPAPEAQVTRANWRSFPAIRWGFTHTREMLPTAEVRRSASPTPVRSAPRELSRLGFTAPDGQPTTVEATLRETFGDALLVMHRGTLIHEWYGDGMSVTTPHLICSISKSIAGTLGGILAARGLLDPEARVVRYVPELESSVYGGCTVRNVLDMAVAIKFEEDYEDPAGDVARYRFSSGWDVPPPGVEASHQRAYLTTLRGTGKPHGKVFHYVSTMPGWWIDDIHENGDPKAWADGDLAEIFPGARYRSKWYTIDASRNDLAGIGIHGQWLYIDAASDTVIVKLATQPKAMDVPLDHRWLAAFRAITAHLAPR is encoded by the coding sequence ATGCGACCGACCGAGATCATGCGGGGCAGCCCGCCCGCGCCCGAGGCGCAGGTGACGCGCGCGAACTGGCGCAGCTTCCCCGCGATCCGCTGGGGCTTTACCCACACCCGGGAGATGCTGCCGACTGCGGAGGTCCGCCGCTCGGCTAGTCCGACGCCGGTGCGCAGCGCGCCGCGCGAATTGTCCAGGCTCGGCTTCACGGCGCCGGACGGCCAGCCGACGACAGTCGAGGCCACGCTGCGCGAGACCTTCGGCGATGCGCTGCTCGTCATGCACCGGGGCACGCTGATCCACGAATGGTACGGCGACGGCATGAGCGTGACCACGCCGCACCTCATCTGCTCCATCAGCAAGTCGATCGCCGGAACGCTCGGCGGCATTCTGGCCGCACGCGGCTTGCTCGATCCCGAGGCGAGGGTGGTGCGTTACGTGCCGGAACTGGAGAGTTCGGTCTATGGCGGCTGCACGGTCCGCAACGTTCTGGACATGGCGGTCGCCATCAAGTTCGAGGAGGACTACGAGGATCCCGCCGGCGACGTCGCGCGCTACCGTTTCTCCTCGGGCTGGGACGTGCCGCCTCCGGGTGTCGAGGCCAGTCACCAGCGGGCCTATCTGACGACGCTGCGCGGGACAGGCAAGCCGCACGGCAAGGTGTTCCACTACGTCTCGACCATGCCGGGCTGGTGGATCGACGACATCCACGAGAACGGCGATCCCAAGGCCTGGGCCGATGGCGACCTCGCCGAGATCTTTCCGGGCGCGCGCTACCGCAGCAAATGGTATACGATCGACGCCTCGCGCAACGATCTCGCAGGGATCGGCATCCACGGCCAGTGGCTCTATATCGATGCCGCCTCCGACACGGTCATCGTCAAGCTCGCCACGCAGCCGAAGGCGATGGACGTGCCGCTCGACCATCGCTGGCTCGCCGCCTTCCGCGCCATCACCGCGCATCTCGCCCCGCGCTGA
- a CDS encoding TonB-dependent siderophore receptor, with protein sequence MRGFVATRSGTATKTDTPLIETPQSVSVVTTDQVRNQGAVSIGEALRYTAGVSGDVNGGSDTRFGALQIRGFDTTMTGLYIDGLRIPSSNYVHFNGLDPYGAERLEVLKGPSSAMYGGSGTGGILNYVTKLPTAQQFGEASISGGSFYRYQGQFDMGGPANKEGTVLWRLTGVVRDGQTQVDFTKDNRVFIAPAVTFKPNEDTTITLLANYQRDRAGWGLQFLPASGTVWPNNGRTIPVSFFAGVPGFNAFNTEIATAGYQLSHNFTDNITFRQNLRYAYQHNEEKVFYGAGYTDEAAGQLARAGSYSNSYINSFAVDNQLQGKFVTGIFSHTTLVGVDYRNTAFRDTAFGVTTSAPEINVFNPVYSYDWAIGAMSDNTGVKQSQVGLYAQDQIKLGRLSFQLGGRQDFVTTQLDSDLPAASTSVSKDASAFTGRAAVMYNFDNGIAPYFSYSESFLPVLARGPAGQLLNPETGVQYEVGVKYQPIGWNALFTFAAFDLTRDNVVTYAPPTYIAEQTGQVKSRGIELEGTMSLADGWNLRAAYAYVDAVVTQDPVNVGKAPVVVPLNRASLWSDYTLQNGVLAGLQFGGGIRYVGATWGDDANTFKVGSATVLDALLAYTRDNWRLSLNVTNLADTRYVAACYSLSGCFYAEGRKAIGKLTYRW encoded by the coding sequence GTGCGCGGGTTCGTCGCCACGCGGAGCGGCACCGCCACCAAGACTGATACGCCGCTGATCGAAACTCCGCAGTCCGTGTCGGTCGTGACCACTGACCAAGTCAGGAACCAGGGCGCGGTCTCGATCGGCGAGGCGCTGCGCTACACCGCCGGCGTCAGCGGCGACGTCAATGGCGGCTCCGATACCCGCTTCGGCGCCCTGCAGATCCGCGGCTTCGATACGACCATGACGGGCCTCTACATTGACGGCCTGCGGATTCCGTCAAGCAACTACGTGCATTTCAACGGCCTCGATCCCTACGGCGCCGAGCGCCTCGAAGTGCTGAAAGGGCCGTCCTCGGCGATGTATGGCGGCAGCGGCACCGGCGGCATCCTCAACTACGTGACCAAGCTACCGACCGCGCAGCAGTTCGGCGAGGCCTCAATCTCCGGCGGCAGCTTCTACCGCTACCAGGGCCAGTTCGACATGGGTGGCCCCGCCAACAAGGAAGGCACCGTGCTGTGGCGCCTCACGGGCGTCGTCCGCGACGGCCAGACCCAGGTCGACTTCACCAAGGACAACCGTGTCTTCATCGCACCGGCCGTCACCTTCAAGCCGAACGAGGACACCACCATCACCCTGCTCGCCAACTACCAGAGGGACCGGGCAGGGTGGGGCCTCCAGTTCCTGCCGGCCTCTGGCACGGTCTGGCCGAACAATGGCCGCACCATTCCGGTCTCGTTCTTCGCGGGCGTGCCGGGCTTCAACGCGTTCAATACCGAGATCGCGACCGCCGGCTACCAGCTCTCGCACAACTTCACCGACAACATCACGTTCCGGCAGAACCTGCGCTACGCCTATCAACATAACGAAGAGAAGGTGTTCTACGGGGCAGGCTATACGGATGAGGCGGCCGGGCAACTCGCGCGCGCGGGCAGCTACAGCAACTCGTACATCAACTCCTTCGCGGTGGACAATCAACTGCAAGGCAAGTTCGTCACCGGCATCTTCAGCCACACCACCCTGGTCGGGGTCGATTATCGCAACACTGCGTTCCGCGACACCGCCTTTGGCGTCACCACCTCGGCTCCCGAGATCAACGTGTTCAACCCGGTTTACAGCTACGACTGGGCCATTGGCGCGATGAGCGACAACACCGGCGTCAAGCAGTCGCAGGTCGGCCTCTACGCACAGGACCAGATCAAGCTCGGCCGGCTGTCGTTCCAGCTCGGCGGCCGCCAGGACTTCGTGACGACGCAACTCGACAGCGATCTGCCCGCCGCCAGTACGTCGGTCTCGAAGGATGCGTCGGCCTTCACCGGCCGCGCCGCCGTCATGTACAATTTCGACAATGGCATCGCGCCGTATTTCAGCTACTCGGAATCGTTCCTGCCGGTGCTCGCCAGGGGACCGGCCGGCCAGCTGCTCAATCCCGAGACGGGAGTCCAGTACGAGGTCGGCGTCAAGTACCAGCCGATCGGCTGGAATGCGCTGTTCACCTTCGCCGCCTTCGACCTGACGCGCGACAACGTCGTCACCTACGCGCCGCCGACCTATATCGCGGAACAGACCGGGCAGGTGAAATCGCGCGGCATCGAGCTCGAAGGCACTATGTCGCTCGCCGACGGCTGGAACCTGCGCGCGGCCTATGCCTATGTTGATGCCGTGGTCACGCAGGATCCGGTCAATGTCGGCAAGGCGCCGGTCGTCGTGCCGCTCAACCGTGCCTCGCTGTGGAGCGACTACACGCTCCAGAACGGGGTGCTCGCCGGCTTGCAGTTCGGCGGCGGCATCCGCTATGTCGGCGCGACCTGGGGCGATGATGCCAACACCTTCAAGGTGGGATCGGCGACCGTGCTGGACGCGCTGCTCGCCTACACCCGTGACAATTGGCGCCTGTCTTTGAACGTGACCAACCTTGCCGATACGCGCTATGTCGCTGCCTGTTACAGCCTGTCAGGCTGCTTCTACGCGGAAGGGCGCAAGGCCATCGGCAAGCTGACCTACCGCTGGTGA
- a CDS encoding primary-amine oxidase, translating into MLDTAKARSTDQAARPHPLDPLTIEEIRAACTLVRAAAAAPENCRFPVVRLEEPTKQQLAAGVAGRRAFVLTLDVTTGEAIEHVVDLGRSEIVTRKLLPNREAPYGQPPVMLEEFFKCEAVVKADAGWRAAMRRRGLSDRDIELVQVDPFSSGFFDKEFERGARIVRAVSYFREHPQDNGYAHPIEGVVAVVDLIGGKVIDLTDEDPIVPIPRKKRNYGAHEVANPRTDIKPLHIEQPDGASFRVEGWQVDWQKWSFRIGFTPREGLVLHQLAYQDGPRKRSLIHRASVTEMVVPYADPTANHFWKSAFDAGEYGLGMLANALELGCDCLGNIHYFDVPATDSKGEPFVMQNAICMHEEDYGIAWKHYEFRNGLFEVRRSRRLVISFFATVGNYDYGFYWYLYQDGTIQLETKLTGIIQTAAVPLGETYKWGGMVDDNLGGPTHQHFFNVRLHMDLDDGGNTVTEHDFVPRPWGEGNPHGNVFDTTTRVLSRERDAAGIANGETGRFWKISNPNETNSVGNAPAYKLVINPSPLMLAQEGSYVRKRGGFATKHVWVTAFDPAEKYASGDYPNVHAGGDGLPRYAAQDRNIENADIVVWHSFGHTHLCKPEDFPIMPVEYAGFVLKPTGFFAANAAGDIPPDRNSHSVLAGASNSAGESCCGAVRP; encoded by the coding sequence ATGCTCGACACCGCCAAAGCCCGATCAACGGATCAAGCCGCCCGACCACATCCGCTCGATCCCCTGACGATCGAGGAAATCCGCGCAGCCTGCACATTGGTGCGTGCAGCGGCAGCCGCGCCGGAGAACTGCCGCTTCCCGGTGGTGAGGCTGGAGGAGCCGACCAAGCAGCAACTGGCCGCAGGTGTGGCGGGGCGCCGTGCCTTCGTGCTGACACTGGATGTAACGACGGGCGAAGCTATCGAGCACGTCGTCGATCTCGGCCGTAGCGAGATCGTGACGCGGAAACTCCTCCCGAACCGCGAAGCGCCCTATGGCCAGCCGCCGGTGATGCTGGAGGAGTTCTTCAAGTGCGAGGCCGTGGTGAAGGCCGATGCCGGCTGGCGCGCGGCAATGCGCCGCCGCGGGCTCAGCGATAGGGACATCGAGCTCGTTCAGGTCGACCCGTTCTCCTCGGGCTTCTTCGACAAGGAGTTCGAGCGCGGCGCACGTATCGTGCGCGCGGTCAGCTATTTCCGCGAGCATCCCCAGGACAACGGCTACGCCCACCCGATCGAGGGCGTCGTCGCCGTCGTCGATCTGATCGGCGGCAAGGTCATCGACCTCACCGACGAAGACCCGATCGTGCCGATCCCACGCAAGAAGCGGAACTACGGCGCGCATGAGGTTGCGAATCCGCGCACCGACATCAAGCCGCTACACATCGAGCAGCCCGACGGCGCGAGCTTTCGTGTCGAGGGCTGGCAGGTCGACTGGCAGAAATGGAGCTTCCGCATCGGCTTTACGCCGCGCGAAGGCCTCGTGCTGCATCAGCTCGCCTATCAGGACGGCCCGCGCAAACGCTCGCTGATCCATCGCGCCAGCGTCACGGAAATGGTGGTGCCCTACGCCGATCCCACCGCGAACCATTTCTGGAAGTCGGCCTTCGATGCCGGCGAATACGGCCTTGGCATGCTCGCCAACGCGCTAGAGCTCGGCTGCGACTGTCTCGGCAACATCCACTATTTCGATGTACCTGCCACGGACAGCAAGGGCGAGCCCTTCGTCATGCAGAACGCCATCTGCATGCACGAGGAAGACTACGGCATCGCCTGGAAGCACTACGAGTTTCGCAACGGCCTGTTCGAGGTCCGCCGTTCGCGGCGGCTGGTGATCTCGTTCTTCGCGACCGTCGGCAATTACGACTACGGCTTCTACTGGTACCTCTACCAGGATGGCACGATCCAGCTGGAGACCAAGCTCACCGGCATCATCCAGACCGCCGCCGTGCCATTAGGCGAAACATACAAATGGGGCGGCATGGTCGACGACAATCTGGGCGGACCGACGCACCAGCATTTCTTCAACGTCCGCCTGCACATGGATCTCGATGACGGCGGCAACACCGTCACCGAGCACGATTTCGTGCCGCGGCCCTGGGGCGAGGGCAATCCGCACGGCAACGTGTTCGACACCACGACGCGGGTGTTGTCGCGCGAGCGCGACGCGGCGGGGATCGCCAACGGCGAAACCGGCCGGTTCTGGAAGATCAGCAATCCCAACGAGACCAACTCGGTCGGCAACGCGCCGGCCTACAAGCTCGTCATCAATCCGTCTCCCCTGATGCTGGCGCAGGAGGGCAGCTATGTGCGCAAGCGCGGCGGCTTCGCGACCAAGCATGTCTGGGTGACGGCATTCGATCCCGCCGAGAAATACGCGAGCGGCGATTACCCGAACGTCCATGCCGGCGGCGACGGCCTGCCACGTTATGCCGCGCAGGACCGCAACATCGAGAATGCCGATATCGTGGTGTGGCACTCTTTCGGCCATACTCACCTCTGCAAGCCCGAGGACTTTCCGATCATGCCGGTCGAATATGCCGGCTTCGTGCTGAAGCCGACCGGCTTCTTTGCCGCCAACGCGGCCGGCGACATCCCGCCCGACCGCAACAGCCACAGCGTGCTGGCGGGCGCGAGTAACAGCGCCGGCGAGTCGTGCTGTGGCGCCGTCAGGCCATAG
- a CDS encoding methionine ABC transporter permease, whose translation MSPELINLIVQATGESLYMVGIAALLGTTFGLPLGVFLATSRKGELFSAPVVNRVLGIIVNATRSTPFIILVVAIIPFTRLIAGTSIGSTAAIVPLVIASTPFIARLVEAAIREVDGGLIETASSFGASPIQIVLKVLIPEALPGLLLALTLAVVSLLGYSAMVGAVGGGGLGDLGIRYGYQRFMPEMMLAVVVVLIALVQIVQSAGDYLARRVNRRLRHR comes from the coding sequence ATGTCGCCTGAACTCATCAATTTGATCGTCCAGGCCACCGGCGAAAGCCTGTACATGGTCGGTATCGCGGCGCTGCTCGGCACCACCTTCGGCCTGCCGCTCGGCGTCTTTCTCGCCACCAGCCGCAAGGGCGAGCTATTCTCGGCTCCCGTCGTCAATCGCGTGCTGGGCATCATCGTCAATGCCACGCGGTCCACGCCCTTCATCATCCTGGTCGTCGCCATCATCCCGTTCACGCGGCTGATCGCCGGCACCTCGATCGGATCAACGGCGGCGATCGTACCCCTGGTCATTGCATCGACGCCGTTCATCGCGCGCCTGGTCGAGGCGGCGATCCGCGAGGTCGATGGCGGGCTGATCGAGACCGCGTCCTCATTCGGCGCCTCACCGATCCAGATCGTGCTCAAAGTGTTGATCCCGGAGGCGCTGCCCGGCCTGCTACTCGCATTGACGCTCGCCGTGGTCAGCCTGCTCGGCTATTCCGCGATGGTGGGCGCCGTCGGAGGCGGCGGGCTCGGCGACCTCGGCATCCGCTACGGCTATCAGCGCTTCATGCCGGAGATGATGCTGGCCGTCGTGGTCGTGCTGATCGCGCTGGTGCAGATCGTCCAGAGCGCGGGCGATTATCTGGCGCGCCGGGTCAACCGCCGGCTGCGGCATCGCTGA
- the nthA gene encoding nitrile hydratase subunit alpha, translating to MSHDHDHHHHHDHDHSELSETELRVRALETILTEKGYVEPAALDAIIQAYETKIGPHNGARVVAKAWTDPAFKQALLEDGSKAIGTLGHVSRVGDHLVVVENTPERHNMVVCTLCSCYPWEMLGLPPVWYKAAPYRSRAVKDPRGVLADFGVTVPKDIEIRVWDSTAETRFLVLPMRPAGTEGWSEEQLAELVTRDSMIGTGFPKTPGAPS from the coding sequence ATGAGCCACGATCACGACCATCATCATCACCACGATCACGATCATTCCGAGCTCTCGGAGACCGAGCTGCGCGTGCGCGCGCTCGAGACGATCCTGACCGAAAAAGGCTATGTCGAGCCGGCCGCGCTCGACGCCATCATCCAGGCCTACGAGACCAAGATCGGCCCGCACAATGGCGCGCGCGTCGTCGCGAAAGCGTGGACCGATCCGGCGTTCAAGCAGGCGCTGCTGGAGGACGGCAGCAAGGCGATCGGCACGCTCGGCCATGTCAGCCGCGTCGGCGACCACCTCGTCGTGGTCGAGAATACGCCCGAGCGCCACAACATGGTCGTGTGCACGCTGTGCTCCTGTTACCCCTGGGAAATGCTCGGGCTGCCGCCGGTCTGGTACAAGGCCGCACCCTACCGCTCGCGTGCGGTGAAGGACCCGCGCGGCGTGCTCGCCGATTTCGGCGTCACGGTCCCCAAGGACATCGAGATCCGAGTGTGGGATTCCACGGCCGAGACGCGCTTCCTGGTGCTGCCGATGCGGCCCGCAGGCACGGAGGGCTGGAGCGAGGAGCAGCTCGCCGAACTGGTCACGCGCGATTCCATGATCGGCACCGGTTTTCCGAAAACGCCGGGAGCGCCGTCGTGA
- a CDS encoding methionine ABC transporter ATP-binding protein, producing MKAVSMNAHQSLAVGQPIAPPEPISPVAPEPDAMVRFDGISKTYPAYRGKPGVNALQNIDFAIPRGSITGVIGRSGAGKSSLVRLINGLEKPTTGRVIVDGRDISALAGRELRLAQRSIGMIFQHFNLLSSRTAADNIALPLEIAGWSRADIKTRVAELLALVGIADKHDRYPSELSGGQKQRVGIARALATRPSVLLSDEATSALDPQTTRAILDLLANINRELGVTIVLITHEMSVVRQLAKEVVVLDAGRVVESGHVADIFTHPNHPITQSFLAEVIGDSLPVSLASRIVPEPVVGGQTVIRIQVRGAGAGDTVVARLARELGLDVALLAARIDEIGGQHVGSLVLGIPGGEDAVTRTLAWLSQYQFSAERLGHVA from the coding sequence ATGAAGGCCGTCTCCATGAACGCTCACCAATCGCTTGCCGTCGGACAGCCGATTGCGCCCCCTGAACCGATTTCACCTGTCGCGCCGGAACCGGACGCGATGGTCCGTTTCGACGGGATCTCAAAGACCTATCCCGCCTACCGCGGCAAGCCCGGCGTCAACGCGCTGCAGAATATCGACTTCGCCATACCGCGCGGTTCCATCACCGGCGTGATCGGCCGCTCGGGCGCAGGCAAATCGAGCCTGGTCCGGTTGATCAACGGGCTGGAGAAGCCGACCACGGGCCGCGTCATCGTCGACGGCCGCGATATCTCGGCTCTGGCCGGCCGCGAGCTGCGCCTGGCGCAGCGCTCGATCGGCATGATCTTCCAGCATTTCAACCTGCTGTCGTCGCGCACCGCCGCCGACAACATCGCGCTGCCGCTCGAGATCGCCGGCTGGTCCAGAGCCGACATCAAGACGCGCGTCGCCGAGCTGCTCGCGCTGGTCGGCATCGCCGACAAGCATGATCGTTATCCCTCGGAACTCTCGGGCGGCCAGAAGCAGCGCGTGGGCATCGCGCGGGCACTGGCGACGCGGCCGAGCGTGCTGCTGTCGGACGAGGCGACCTCGGCGCTCGATCCGCAGACTACGCGCGCGATCCTCGATCTGCTCGCGAACATCAACCGTGAGCTCGGGGTGACCATCGTGCTGATCACCCACGAAATGTCCGTGGTGCGCCAGCTCGCGAAGGAGGTCGTGGTGCTCGATGCCGGCCGTGTGGTCGAGAGCGGCCATGTCGCCGACATCTTCACCCATCCGAACCACCCGATCACCCAGTCTTTCCTCGCCGAAGTGATTGGCGACAGCCTGCCGGTCTCGCTGGCAAGCCGAATCGTGCCGGAGCCCGTCGTGGGCGGGCAGACCGTGATCCGCATTCAGGTGCGCGGGGCAGGGGCCGGCGACACGGTGGTGGCGCGGCTCGCCCGTGAGCTTGGCCTCGACGTTGCGCTGCTCGCGGCGCGCATCGACGAGATCGGCGGCCAGCACGTCGGCTCGCTCGTTCTCGGCATTCCCGGCGGCGAAGACGCGGTGACGCGCACGCTCGCCTGGCTCTCTCAATATCAATTCTCGGCGGAGCGTCTCGGCCATGTCGCCTGA
- a CDS encoding enoyl-CoA hydratase/isomerase family protein, with protein MTDYVKIEKGLGPEGRIAVVRFDRGDGINALSPEAMRQLTAAARSFEDDAATSVVVLTGSSGAFSAGFDLKDAEGRSRKEMDLGALRRHLKLGPRLTHAWQEMEQITIAAIEGFCVGGGVALAVALDFRVMGRDAHLRVPEIGLGMNMSWQSIPRMMHLMGPARTKQAVILADQRISADEAYEWRLVEQVVDPGHAFEAAMDLARKVAAQPPLSVAMTKLTVNRLAHALDDLASHMDVDQFALAGFSEDHKEGVEAFLTRRKPRFKGR; from the coding sequence GTGACGGACTATGTGAAGATCGAGAAAGGCCTCGGGCCCGAGGGACGGATTGCGGTGGTGCGGTTCGATCGCGGCGACGGCATCAACGCGCTGTCACCCGAGGCAATGCGGCAGCTGACCGCAGCGGCGCGCAGCTTCGAGGACGACGCCGCGACGTCGGTCGTGGTCCTGACCGGCAGCTCGGGCGCATTCAGCGCCGGCTTCGACCTCAAGGACGCCGAGGGGCGCTCGCGCAAGGAGATGGATCTCGGCGCGCTGCGGCGGCATCTCAAGCTTGGGCCGCGCCTGACGCACGCCTGGCAAGAGATGGAGCAGATCACGATCGCGGCGATCGAGGGCTTTTGCGTCGGCGGCGGCGTCGCGCTGGCCGTGGCGCTCGACTTCCGCGTCATGGGGCGCGATGCGCATCTGCGCGTGCCCGAGATCGGGCTCGGCATGAACATGAGCTGGCAGAGCATCCCACGCATGATGCATCTGATGGGTCCGGCGCGCACCAAGCAGGCGGTGATCCTGGCCGATCAGCGCATCAGCGCGGATGAAGCCTACGAATGGCGGCTGGTGGAGCAGGTGGTCGATCCCGGCCATGCCTTCGAGGCCGCGATGGATCTCGCGCGCAAGGTCGCCGCGCAGCCGCCGCTCTCGGTGGCCATGACCAAGCTCACCGTCAACCGGCTGGCGCATGCGCTTGACGATCTCGCCAGCCACATGGACGTCGACCAGTTCGCGCTCGCTGGCTTCAGCGAGGACCACAAGGAGGGCGTCGAGGCTTTCCTGACGCGCCGCAAGCCGCGGTTCAAGGGGCGGTAG
- a CDS encoding helix-turn-helix domain-containing protein: MTLSEVLPTLDSAHNLLQATSCDVDEHCASLGRWRLSYDQISAGAFSGSFTQLSLPRLEIFREITSQQVRQYGQLGADSFGIALPWHGEGEINCNGASVAGAQVIACIDAEVDMCTPRSFELRGVIASSALIEELAARLDIELPRAVWHQLRVIEMAQAPVLRLRAHLAAIHETIATAPERFDDPAVRQALEDALLVDIMDMLPTARPSDPGRSAAGRKRTVDRARELMHGSGERMLSLLEVCQAVGASPRKLGYCFQEVLGTSPMHYWRAMRLNRVRRDLKRAGGTNASVYDVAVQHGFWHFSQFSFDYKRHFSELPSQTLRRARCA, from the coding sequence ATGACCTTAAGTGAAGTTCTTCCGACTCTGGACTCAGCTCACAATCTGCTTCAGGCGACCAGTTGCGACGTCGACGAGCACTGCGCTTCGCTCGGGCGCTGGCGGCTGAGCTACGACCAGATCAGCGCCGGAGCCTTCAGCGGCAGTTTCACGCAACTCTCCCTGCCCCGGCTCGAAATCTTCCGCGAGATCACCAGCCAGCAGGTCCGCCAATACGGTCAGTTGGGAGCCGACAGCTTCGGCATTGCTCTGCCCTGGCACGGTGAGGGCGAGATCAATTGCAACGGCGCCAGCGTTGCAGGCGCCCAGGTCATTGCCTGCATCGACGCCGAGGTCGACATGTGCACACCGCGATCGTTCGAGCTGCGCGGCGTCATCGCCAGTTCGGCGCTGATCGAGGAGCTCGCTGCTCGGCTCGATATCGAGCTGCCGCGCGCGGTCTGGCATCAGTTGCGCGTGATCGAGATGGCGCAGGCGCCGGTCTTGCGATTGCGAGCTCATCTTGCCGCGATCCACGAGACCATCGCGACCGCGCCCGAACGATTCGACGATCCCGCCGTCCGGCAGGCGCTCGAAGACGCCCTGCTCGTCGATATCATGGACATGTTGCCGACGGCACGCCCAAGCGATCCCGGCCGCAGCGCTGCGGGGCGCAAGCGCACCGTCGATCGCGCGCGGGAGCTGATGCATGGCAGCGGCGAGCGGATGCTCTCGCTGCTGGAGGTCTGCCAGGCGGTCGGCGCCAGCCCGCGCAAGCTCGGCTACTGCTTCCAGGAGGTGCTCGGCACGAGCCCGATGCATTACTGGCGCGCGATGCGGCTCAACCGTGTGCGCCGCGATCTGAAGCGCGCCGGCGGCACGAATGCCTCCGTCTACGACGTCGCCGTGCAGCACGGCTTCTGGCACTTCAGCCAGTTCTCGTTCGACTACAAGCGCCACTTCTCCGAGCTGCCCTCGCAGACGCTGCGGCGCGCCAGGTGTGCCTGA
- a CDS encoding MetQ/NlpA family ABC transporter substrate-binding protein — MRFLATLAAAALLAANAHAETIRVGVSAGPHAEILDVVKKVGAERGIDIKVVEFTDYVIPNQALALRDLEANSFQHEPYLKNQISKTGWKIVKVANTIGSPQGVYSQKYKKLADLPEGARVAIANDPSNGARGLMILALHGVIKLKDPNNVSSTIADITENPKKLRFVELDAAQLPRALQDVDLVSINNNYAVQAGLNPATDAIARENPDGPWVNILAVREEDKDKPWVKQLIEVYHSDPVKAFLQTRFKGTYLPTW, encoded by the coding sequence ATGCGTTTTCTCGCAACCCTTGCGGCTGCAGCCTTGCTTGCGGCCAATGCCCACGCCGAAACCATCCGTGTCGGCGTGAGCGCCGGCCCACATGCCGAGATCCTGGACGTCGTAAAGAAGGTCGGCGCCGAGCGCGGCATCGACATCAAGGTGGTCGAATTCACCGACTACGTGATCCCGAACCAGGCGCTGGCGCTTAGGGATCTCGAGGCCAACTCGTTCCAGCACGAGCCGTATCTGAAGAACCAGATCTCCAAGACCGGCTGGAAGATCGTCAAGGTCGCCAACACGATCGGCTCGCCGCAGGGGGTCTATTCGCAGAAATACAAGAAGCTCGCGGACCTGCCCGAAGGCGCCCGCGTCGCCATCGCCAACGACCCGTCGAACGGCGCGCGTGGCCTGATGATCCTGGCGCTGCACGGGGTCATCAAGCTGAAGGACCCGAACAACGTCTCCTCGACCATCGCCGACATCACCGAGAACCCGAAGAAGCTGCGCTTCGTCGAGCTCGATGCCGCCCAGCTTCCGCGCGCGCTGCAGGATGTCGACCTCGTGTCGATCAACAACAACTACGCCGTGCAGGCCGGTCTCAATCCGGCGACCGACGCGATCGCGCGCGAAAACCCCGACGGCCCCTGGGTCAACATCCTCGCTGTCCGCGAAGAGGACAAGGACAAGCCGTGGGTGAAGCAGCTGATCGAGGTCTACCACTCCGATCCGGTGAAGGCGTTTCTGCAGACGCGCTTCAAGGGGACCTACCTGCCGACCTGGTAA